A genomic segment from Branchiostoma floridae strain S238N-H82 chromosome 7, Bfl_VNyyK, whole genome shotgun sequence encodes:
- the LOC118420245 gene encoding 39S ribosomal protein L10, mitochondrial-like: protein MATLTRISSAATAVRVVCPTLDHMVTQVRYRKTINTRSKKHISVIKAKLLSVTKWKAPQDTRMTMAERCGLREERLQETVVQENPLRDLMAKEARNVLETSGMVAVLHISDFSGPDRRVFCAKLKESDITVRFWSNSVAGLAVQDTPYSTLTTLMVGMNMYAHSPDPQVAPLLKVLKVTPQVSLLGGLVDGLLMSKADMEHYAQLPSMEQCYGEVVSVLSAGVGQTSQLLQNPLQQLSRNLQQISSSA from the exons ATGGCGACACTGACCAGAATTTCGTCCGCTGCAACTGCAGTGCGTGTTG TGTGCCCCACTCTGGACCACATGGTGACACAGGTGCGGTACAGAAAGACCATCAACACCCGCTCCAAGAAGCACATTTCAGTGATAAAGGCAAAGTTGTTATCTGTCACCAAATGGAAAGCACCACAAGACACCAGAATGACAATGGCAGAGAGGTGTGGGCTAAGAGAGGAAAGGCTGCAAGAGACAGTTGTACAG GAAAACCCGCTGAGAGACTTGATGGCAAAAGAGGCACGCAATGTGTTGGAGACGAGCGGCATGGTTGCTGTTCTTCATATCAGTGACTTCAGTGGTCCTGACAGAAGGGTTTTCTGTGCAAAACTGAAAGAGAGTGATATCACAGTACGTTTCTGGTCTAATAGTGTCGCAG gcCTTGCTGTGCAAGACACTCCATATAGTACCTTGACTACCTTGATGGTGGGGATGAACATGTATGCACACAGCCCCGATCCTCAAGTTGCACCGCTTTTAAAGGTCTTAAAGGTCACACCACAAGTTAGCTTACTAG GAGGACTTGTTGACGGCCTGTTGATGTCCAAGGCAGACATGGAACACTATGCACAGTTACCATCCATGGAACAATGCTACGGAGAAGTGGTGTCAGTCCTGTCTGCTGGAGTAGGCCAGACCAGTCAGCTGTTACAGAACCCACTACAACAGCTGTCCAGGAATCTCCAGCAGATCTCCAGCTCAGCGTAG